The sequence below is a genomic window from Lolium perenne isolate Kyuss_39 chromosome 7, Kyuss_2.0, whole genome shotgun sequence.
TGTGACGGGCGAGGGTGGAGATGCTCTCATTTGCCCAAATGATGATCCCCTCGAATCTAATTAGTTCTGCCCAATGCCCATAATTAGTTGTGACGGGCGAGGGTGGAGATGCTCTCATTTGCCCAAATGATGATCCCCTCGAATCTACTAATTAGTTCTGCCCAATGCCCATAATTAGTTGTGCCCTTCCGGACAGGTAAAGAATAGCACCGCCGCAGCGAGACCCCTCCTAGAAAGCTTCATCTGCTCAACTGAAAAGCCTCTTCACCAGGCCTTCATGGCAAACTAGTTTGACCGGCGGCGACCATGACGAAAAGCCTGCGCACCAAAAGCTTTGGCAGCACTGTAAAATTCGAGCCGGTTTGAGTATCCAGCATCCTATGCATCCGCGAAAGTAACCACAAACCCTTTCCACCATCATCCATGTTCCTCTTGTAATCCACCGAGTATATTCTCGAGCACTACCTGCAGCATTATTTCCGCGCCACTCCAAACCAGACAGCCACGACACGAAAAAGATTATCTCTACAGACAAACATGGGAATCAGCTTAACATGCCGGTGACAGACACAGAAATAGACCCATATGCGCATGATAACAATGCTCCAAGATAAGATTCAAAGGCGAATCTGCTGCATAAACGCAGGATGGCCACGTTCTCATGGTCCTGGTGCGATGAATCCAACAAACGAGGAGCGGCACCTCCATTAGTGAAGCACATGAAGGGGGCCAGAGCCGCCTGCAGCCAGCGAACAAAACAGTTTTACATTTGACAGAGGCGGCAGCTGCACATCACCTCAGTACTCAGCTACAAAAACTGACACTGCACTATTACTGCATCATCACACAAACTTTTACCGCGAGAGCCCCAGCATGTACCTTGTGTTTCTCCTACACAGTGCATTTGCACAACGTGGAAGTTTCATGAAAATACTTTGCCATATTGCTCAACGAAAAAAACGTCAACAAAGCACCCAAAACAACGGTCAAGATTTGGTTGTCTTGTCGATCATGATTGTGTGGATAAGTACATTTCTCAGTTCTGTAATAGGAAAGGACCCTAGTTATATAGCTCACAGTTCCTTCAGAGCAACAACATAGCAGGGGCCAACAGGAGTCGGTCAAATTGTACACCCACCACCTCCCAGCTGTGATCTTTCCGAGAGAAATCGAGATGCTACTGCCTCCTGCCACCCCGTCCTTTCTTCGATTGCTGTTGCTCGGCCTGTTCCTTCCCTGAAACCTCGCTTATATCAGCTGCACAAAATAAATGGAAAGATCAGGGATCCAAACCAGCGAGGCAGCGATGTGGGTCTTGATACAATAACTGTCAGCCTAGAGAAACGTTGGAAAATACATACCATCAGGTCCATGAGTCATGAGAGCGAAAAAGATGTTGTTGAGCTTCTCCATCTTCTTTGCGTCCTGAGCTTGGTCCGTCTTAAACTTCAAGCACTGCAAGTAATTCCATACTAGAGTCAGCAAAGCAGAGTGCTTTACTTCAATGGATTGGATTCTTAAACAATTTATAGTTGTCGTATTAATATTACAACACTGAGACATTGTTCAAGGACACATAAAACAGCTCACTGCTAGGCAACGTAACTATTTGTTcagagaaagaaaaaagaaaaaggagagATGCGTAGATGGTCATTCAAATGGTAGTAACGTTTACCAGCTTAATTACACAAAGTGCACATAGCTGCTTCTACAATAAACAAGAAGCAATATCTCTCTTTGGGCATCAAGAATATAGCCACAAAACCGGTGTCAAATTCTGATGTTACGATGTAGAACCATAGCAAAATATTGCTGACCCCAGTTCAAATACCAGAAAGAAGAAACCAGAGAAAGCAGATGCTATCACACCAACTTTGGCCAAGCAATACAACATTCAATCCTTATCCTACCTCCCACCTCTCTGTGGGGGATTTAGCAGTAGAGAGTAGGGTGAGCAGCAACATGCGATCCCAGATTCAGGTAAAATGTAGACACATCTAATGTTTTTAATGTTCTGATCAACAGAGATAAAAAAACACAGACAGGATTTGATGCTTTCTCTATAGAACTTAAAACAGACATATTAAGAGAACAAAGAACAAGAAGTATATAAATTGACTTAACAAAAAGATAAACTCTAGTCTAAAAGACTGGTCAAGCGTAGACATTCATTTGACAGTAGCTAATACGGCTGTTCAGTTTAGGTTCCCATATTAGTATTGGTTTTAAGCTATTCACCAGATGTTCTCATGCAGCATACCTATTTGGCTCCTAGCTTATAACAGCACGATGCCAAACAAGCAATACATTGGTAATATTCCTGTTTCTAATTTATTTTCTCTATGTAGCATGAAATGGTTCACATTTCTATTATTGGTAGCTAGTTACAGGTTGTGTGGAATATAAGAGAAAATGTGCTAATCCTAACAAAGAAAAAACAGGAGTAGcaatacacaagaacatatttcaGATTTTAAGTTCATTTGAATAAAAAACAGCCCCTATTTGCCATTTCAGTTGACAGTGAATCGTGAGGGCATACGGTTGTTCCCAGTGACATACAAAATCCTAGCTGATTCATTCAACAGAAAGACTCTGTAGCCTTTGTACATGCAAAGGACAGCAACGATGTAGTCAAACAGACACTTGCCAGTAATTATTATTGTTTGTTAAACTTTTACAGAGATGGCTTTCTGATTAGGAAAAAGtaacataatttttttaaaaaaacacaAGCATACAATGATTAAAAATCTGAGAAGAAAATGTAGACATGCTTATACAGAATCCAGAATCTGGATTACTTATATATAATCCAGACTATCAGTAACATTACATACAAGGGATAGATAAAGAAGTGCAGGGCTGCAGACCGCATTTTGTTTTTTTAAGACATACAAATACATACAATAGAATTGAAATATCACATGTTAAAGAAGCACCACATTGACAAAGCAAATCAAGAAATTCAATCATGTCAACACATGAATAAATGCTAAACAATGTTTATGATTTTCCAAATCATTGGGCGCAATCAGATGCACAGCTATATGGTTATGTTATATTATATTCCAACGCAAATATGTCAGAAGGACTGGGGTTTGGAGTAGTGCAGAAAATAGTATTGATTGCACTATGGCTCACAACATAACACCAGATGTATGTGTGGACACTGCAGTTGCATATGAGGTTTATCGTGTCAATTTAAAATTCAAGTACCAGCAAAGCTATCTGAGTATCTCAAATACACTAAGAAATAAGGTATGCTTAGTTTCCAACATCCTTGCCTAGAAGCTGCAGTATTTTACAAGCGCATGCTGAGATGCACTACCACGGATTCCCCAACAGTGCAAAAAAAACATCCAAGTTGGAGCTTAACCAAGAATTACTTCAGCGGTTAACTAATCGCACTAAAATGCATATAATGATACATGCAAAACTAAGTACGTTTTCACATGAAACCAGCAGAGGGATGATATAGTAATTCGTTTCTCAGATAAAGCCAACCAAGGTTCGGTTGGATAAACCtcaaaaaattaagcatataggcCCCAATATCTATTTCCTGCCTTCGCATTCAGCAAGGAATAAACAGACTTACAATGGGCATAACAGCACTTTCTTCATACACAACAATCATTTGCTTCAAGTACTAAAGAAAAACACACATGTCATACCATTTTTCTTAATAACAGTAGTAGAATCGTTATATTCAATGATTAAGGGAGAGCATTTTACAAAAACAGGGTACCGTAATGTAGGTTCCCTGATAAAAGAATGAGCAAGGCAAAGTTGAGCCAGGGTCAAATGGTGCTCCACCCGATTGTGCCACCATGGTACGGTATGTACTGTGCAATCATAATGCTAACAGCTGCTAGGCTTTAATCGAAAAATCACTGGGGTTTATGATAACAGGCCGACATTCAGGTGCAAAATTAGCATCTCGCACTCTCACTACCTTTCTTGACTTGAAAATAAGCTAACAGATTTAGTGTAAACTCATCACGAAGGAGGTTACTGCATTTTGATAATGCGGTAGCACTAGAGCATTAGTGTTTTCCCAAGCCAACTGCTACTGTCTACCAAGATATGCTACACAACAAAAAATCAATAAACAGTCCGAAGCAACAGAGTAAACCGTCCGCATGAGAGGCACACCAAAATTGCGTGCATAATATCTAGCAGGATCCTCGATCGGCTCAATTCTGAGCTGTAACACGCATCCCGTAGTGACACTGGCGATCGGGATCTAAACTACGCCACCTCCTCCTGGCCAAGAATCTAGAAACGATCACAAATCTAGGCAGAACAGAAAGTCCGGGCGCGCGCCGTACCTGGCGGTCGTCGGTGACCTTGAGCACGAGCTTCCCGTCGCAGTGCCGGTACTTCATCATGTAGCGCGTCTGGAAACATGGGCGAAACGGACGAGGGGTTAGATCGAGACGCGAGATGGGGGGGGAGGAAGGGGAGGAAGGGCGAGCGGGGGGCCGCGGCGTACGGTGATGGGGTCGGCGCGGAAGAGCTGCACGGAGCGGTCGACGAACTCGTCCCACGAATCGAAGTACACCATCtctgcttcggcggcggcggcgacagcgacGGCGGGGGCGCTGGCCGGAAAAGCTAGGGCTTCGCCGCGGTGTGGTCTCGTCGGATCTGGGGTTTGGGTGCTGGGAGGAGTCCGCCGCGTTGGCTCAAGTCGTGTTTTGGATTTTGGAACGACCGGGCTGGGGCCGTTTTCCTGACAAAACATACTTTTTTTATTTTTAAGACGGAAGGCTCGAAATGAACCGGCTTTGAATTAACGAAGCCACAACGGACCAGGAGTTACATCATGAGTTACATCACACACACATAGCGGAAACTGAAAACTAACAATAAAAGACAACACAAAGAGCGCAGCTAAGTGCCAGGTTGAGGGAGCCTTGTCTTCTGTTGCACCGGAGCGAGCACGTCGTAGTCCACGCCAACAAACCTCCTTCGTCCCAACACAACATCACAAGGGGAACTCGACGACGGGCTAGCAACCTAGCAAAACTTGAGGATCCAAACGGGAGCGGGacttgcggcgccgcctccaagaaggtacatggtgataaggggtggcccgatcttctcagtaagcaacggtggtgatgatgatcacgggatgaacacagcggagataacacggtgatgaagtggatgataacttgtatgacgcaacgaagtctctcgattggttcctgtcgccaatgcaacagctctcaaccctgcaagatatttgtaactccacacacttgagcacgtagccgccgaccacgaagcggtaagttgcaaccgtctaattcccaatggaacaacagatgacacaagactttcagggtaTACACCAAATcgatgcaatatggtgtaggaattcgatagagttgcaaagcaatcaactatgaactagggtttatcttaaacgtggtctcaaaCCTAATTTagaggcgtcctgggcacttatataggagtTCAGGACGACCAGGGTTCGAGAAAATACATAGataaccgacccagatcgggatctggtcgagacagactcggactcggccggctcaggagccggtcgaccgggcctgggaccggccagtccggtttggaccgggtcaTGACAGGGACGCCGAGGTGACAAACAGAACACCCCCCGGCTGGCACCAGTGCAGGATCCGGTTGAAACCGGGCTCacccggcgtgggggccggttggaccgggtctggtGCCGAGtcggccggcgtggcggccggtcagtCCGGGCCTGGCGCTGGCTggactgcttcttcttcttccctcgcgcatgcctcccgctcctccctcacgcgtccatgggatatcttcatgtccagctccatgtccagcttcacgtccagctgctcctcttctcctcgtgcgatgcttgctccctcttcatacatgatcatacataagtaataggactttggcagtataaagttctcatcgatcaaagtatcacttaggaacaacttcacctgttgtttgagtagcttcgcacgagcccttgtaataggtccaatcctgacttcattggacttgagcttcacagtagCATcgacttcatcttgcaatgacggaggtaatagtgtagtagggatgtcctcatcagtctACCAGAGATGCCTTCGGTTTGCTGCACACCAAGCTATCAAGAGTTGCAAATGCACTGAAGAAATGGAGCAAAGAGAAGAGAGCTGAGCGGAGGCTTCAGGCCGAGATTGAAAATGATGTGATTTTCCACCTAGACTTGGCGCAAGAGGAGCGGGAGCTAGAAGATTATGAGTTGCAGCTAAAGAGGCAGTTGAAAGCCAGTTTACAAGGTATTGCTGCCATTGATAGGCTCACGTGGCGTCAGAGATCGAGGATGGTGTGGATTAAGGTTGCTGACGCCAACACAATATTCTTCCATCTGAAGGCGAACGGAAGGCGCAGGAAAAATCACATACCTATGCTGAGAGCTGAAAATGTTGAGGTCACAAACCATGAGGCAAAATCGGATATTCTGCGTTCTTTCTTTTGTGATCTTTTGGGAAAGGAGGCCCCTCGTGGTCTGAAATTTATATGGGACAAAATTGACGTTCCTAATCGCGATCTGCTGCACCTTGATGAAGATTTTTCCATGGATGAGTTAAAATCGGCGGTGTTCTCCTTGCATCCTGAGAAATCACTTGGACCGGATGGTTTCATTGGCAAATTCTACAAGACATGCTGGGACTTCATGAAATCTGACCTCCTTCGCGCAGCAAACCAGTTTCACTGTTTGCGTCCGGGCTGTTGGCACTTGCTCAATTCTGCAAATATTGTTCTCCTACCTAAAAGAGATGGTgcacactagtagaaaatctctcatcagtaccggttccagaggggcattcgtaccggttgagcaaccggtacaaattatccggcactaaaggctcccccctttcgtaccggttgcttacgaaccggtataaaaggtccctccacgtgggccaccaggagagctcagggccaaggagctttggtaccggttggtaatacgaaccggtaccaaaggttcccacccgcggcagggaaattgcccaaatctctgccgcggcagagaattggatttttagggtttttggaggggtttagggatatcggtttgtttcatatcgcgtcgatgcaccagaaacgcgtttgggtttaggtagtaaatgaagatcaagatgatgcatagcaagttggtgcatataatataacacacatgtaattgcataagatcgcaaattaagtagcactatgcatgaagatcgatcttcatgcatagtggtactctccgaggcgtactctatatatgtctattacatgtagcatagtggtactcttcgagtcaactatatatgtaacatgtacatcttcattcatagtggtgctctgcgaatggtggtatgacgtctcgaaggaaaaatcccgccaattcctcgcctattgctatgaagcggtcatcgattgagagcttgttccgctttcttgccaactataaaataataagatacaaatgaatacatgaaacaactattaccgaaactcagcacaacttatgataagaaaacaaatttgtgaagattgtttttgtacctctttatttctttcattattcgttctctcgctgacaattctgcggatgtactcgcaaacgaagaatccacagagatcggtcccttgtggttgttgcgggcatttctttacaagaatataattcaatcaaacaatagtcaagtatgataattaaaggtgtgtggacctaggtagtactacttactttcgccttccatcgcagcttcggtgtccattcacgggacgtatcttccttgatgaaagtttcccatacgctgctcgacaaaagaaaatgcataaaagagtcatcaattagttcatagcaggaaattaacgaaacaaaccgataagaattaaaattaccttgagcattaaataacaagacaagtatagttccgattttttgcttagtgagtcatagacttcaacttctccaatttccaaattgatgacgagaagaataaagtgaaacctacgcacgtttcaatatgtagtgtcaaattagttaaaattttgacatacggtgagcaaaatataatgtgttataagacagtaagactcactcgaagttgtaaggccaaattattagctttttgtcacgttgtcgcttcaaaaaccttagcaaagtctccggtgtatccttgttatagagaggatcttctatggttttaacatgcattgtgtgcgggtcaatgaacccaatgtctgtgatatcgtcccttttgcattcgagcatcttcgatctgcataatatagcgcagaaaagattataatctgcagacaatgaactagctgagctaaagacttctcaaattaaataaataaatcacttacagacaatagcaactgatgattgatttgtcgagggcccggagattgtataactgaaagagttcggcgaagtcaacgttcacacagtactcctggaagtagtgctcttccctaactcgcaccatgatagtctggatcccttcctttgaggccttaaggtaccacgaatggaagttacgcatacatgttggtaccttcctgagattctcgaccaaatctttcccttgaacaaactgatatgctcgttcagctaaggcgtaatcagttgcgtcttgtcgagaactttgaacggtcttcccgtcaaacaccttgagaggggcgaccgattgaacgggttgttgtccgagctggtagacactgtgtatcccttttatctccctgatacccgatttaacgggttttgtcgcctcgatcatcttgtcatacgacctttcaatagaacgcgcatagtcagatggcggcgatggtacagggtcatatagattgtcaacggtacgcacaactttctcccgatctagtgtcttctcgaaaggtatctctggcactttcggtgcaaaaaatttcttcacctcggcctgaacggcctccgcgttttcctctggagttttttcccaaggtaacttctcaggaggcggcagttgtttctcctttctagctttcttcctaggcggcgtaccgttccgcttaacggacgctgtcttacgcggaggatctcgagatggtggactcacgctggggtccctctcaggtaggtgtggacttgactgctcaccaggactgccaccaggaggagtcgatggcatttgctgctcatgtgtaggagtcggtggcctttgcaaaaggacgacgtacttcttcggccatagggcgaaaccgtgcttgacatcgcccagtgtcctctcatcttcacctctaggaatatcaagctccactttttcaaaacccgaaacaacttcatccaccccgacacgaacacaaccaggtggaatgggcatatgatggtgcattgctccatcttcacttgggtacacatagccgaccgccaccttaactgtGAAATCATGTGTGATGTGCAACATTGGCGAGTGCTAAGTTAGACATTGATATGGATACTTTGGATAATATGGATACTGAAAATATGGCGTGAGTTGTGTGGAACTTACCCTGAGTCAAGTCGTGGACTTGTGCTCGAACTGGTTATTTGTTATAATCACTTTCAGGTGTTGCCGGAGCTGAAGGAACGTGGTCGATGGCGGGATCGAGGGACAAAGCTTGGGAGAAGCTGAGGTCGAGGGATCAAGGTCATGCGGAACGTTCGTGCGAAGGAACAATGGAAGTGGAGACTACGATGATCTGGGAGGACACCGTTTTTATCGTATGGTTTATACCGGAGATGTACGGTATTGTTGATCGAGGTTCCAAAGACGTCACGAGGAGTGAGGCGTCATGAGGAAAAATATGCAGACGAAATTCAGTGGCCGGATGTCATGGTGCTAATGCTAAGCTGAGCATTTGATTAGTGACTGCATTTTGTCTCATGCATGGAGCAGCTAGTGTGTGCGTGCAAAGTGTGTACGTATGTACTGTCAACGTGAGGGAAGAGAAGGAGCAGGTGTTTTTGCTTTCTATGGTGCTGTTTGCATGCGGGAGAAGGATCAGGCAGCAGTATGCACCACGCACCAGGTGCATGTCGTTTGGGGCACTGTTGTTTGGCAGACAGGCGAGACAAAGAGTTTCAGAGTTTCATTTTCAGCCGTTGGTTTTTGTTTCGGTCAGGACTCTGTTTAGGGTTTGCTTAGCTCTTTAAATAGAGGGGTATAACCTATTTTTTTGAGTACGTCTCAGAGAGGAACTCAGATTAGATCTAGCCTAGATTAATTTGGAGAGTTCTTGGATGCGGCATGCATCTTCTGTAAACCGATCGACATCGTTGCAATAAAGAGATCTTTGGCGGTGTCATCTCGAGGCTTCTCTGATCTTCGTAAATTCTTTGTGTTAGATCTATCTAATACTTTGCTGCAGGTTTTTCACGAGATCAAGGGAGTTTGTGATGCGATTAATCTATCTTTCTTGTTAATTCTCGAAATCAGATCTAGATTGATTTTCGCAGTTTTTTTTTCTGTCAGCGGTTACTGTTTTGATCGTTTCTCTGGTTTCGTAACTCCGATTGAGCTGATTCTTGTGGCGTTGATTAGATAATTTCCATAGCTTTGATTGGAGTACTTATTCATAAATTTTGGTTCAGCCGATCTAAAGATACACCTGTTTTAGTGTCACGAACAGAATAGGATTTCAGGGTTTTAACTTTAGGGAAAAGTTTTAATTTGCTTCCGCGCaatcattcaccccccctctgatTGCCTATCTCGATctctcaattggtatcagagcaaggctcTTCTAATTCATCTTAACCGGTTGATTAGAACTTGCTAGACATGGATAGGTATTCTACCAAACCCTGTGTTTTCGATGGTGTTGATTTTCAGTTCTGGAAGGCAAAGATGAAGGCCTACATCATGGCGCAAAGCTACGCCATCTGGGAGAAAGTTGCCAAGCCCTACGCGCTCCCCGCGGATGATGCAATCACGCAAACAAATCTGGTCCACGTGGAGAACAACTACAAGGCAAGGAACTTCATCATCCAAGGTCTACAGCGAAGTGACTTCGATCGCGTCTCTCATCTTGCATCTGCTCATGAGGTATGGAACGCACTTTGTAGCTATCATGAAGGATCAAATTCCGTTAAAGAAGTGCGTCAGGACATGTTCAAAAAGGAATACATGAGGTTTGAGATGAAAACGGGTGAATCTTTGGATGAATTCTTTGCCCGCTTTAATAAGATACTCAGCAACTTACGTGCTTTAGGTGTTACCTATACCGATGCTGAGACTTCTAGGCAGCTTTTGAGTGCTTTAGATATGTCTATCTGGGAGATGAAAGTTACATCTATTAGAGAGTCTACTGTCATGAGTACGCTTACGCTTGATATCTTATATTCAAAATTGAAAACTCATGAATTAGACATTCTTGTTAGGAGAACTGGTTCCAAATCAATTGCACTTGTTACTAATCCTAGCAACACTAATGACGGTGCTTCTTCACATTGCTATGCTCTGTCTTCTTTGTCTCAACTAACTGATGAACAGCTAGAGCAATGCCCAGAAGAAGAATTGGCACTCCTCACCTCTCGTTTTACACGTGCCCTACAAAATGTTCGATCCAGGAAGAGAGGTGGGAACAGCGGTCCAAGGTGTTTTGAATGTGGTGATCCCAATCACTTTCGCCAAAGCTGCCCCAAGTATTTAGCCAAGATGGCAAAAGAAGAGTATGGGGATCGTTCTGCCAAGGAGGACAAGAAGAATAAGCGCTCCTTCCTCAAGAATAAAAAGAAGGGTGACTTTGCTCGAGCAGTGGCTCACAGTATTTTCTCTGTCATCAATGAATATGGTGAACCATGCTTGAGTGATGTGGACATTGACTCCGACGAAGATGATGCAACAAAAGCCAAGCGTGACATTAGTGGGATGTGTCTTATGGCTGGCAGCAAGAGCGCTACCTCCTGCGACGACTACGACAGCGACAACAACAATGAGGTAGAACTTTCTTATGATGAATTACTTGAAAGTGCCAGCAAATTGAGTTCCTTACTAGATCATGCCACTAAA
It includes:
- the LOC127317347 gene encoding signal recognition particle 9 kDa protein encodes the protein MVYFDSWDEFVDRSVQLFRADPITTRYMMKYRHCDGKLVLKVTDDRQCLKFKTDQAQDAKKMEKLNNIFFALMTHGPDADISEVSGKEQAEQQQSKKGRGGRRQ